GGTAGCGGTCGCAGATCTCGTCCTCGATGGCGGCCGGACCGGGGAAGATGCCCACGCCCTCGCTGCCGAACGCCTTGAGGAGCGCGCTGTCCTCGAACTCCGCGACGATCCGCGGGTGGATGTCTTCGTCCTGGAACCAGTGGTCCAGGTCTCGCCTGAGGAGCGTGTTCTCGGTGGGCAGGAGCAGCGGCGCCGCGTCGAGCGAGTGGGGGAACCCGGAGCGGTAGCGACGGGCCATGGGCGCCTTGGCGAAGAAGCTCACGTCGCTCTCGCCGAGCAGGTGATTGAACGCCCGGACGCTCGCCTGCCGCGCGATGGGCGCCTCCGCGAGCACGATGTCGAGATCGTGGATGGACAGCTCCGCCAGCAGCCGCTCGGTCTTGTCCTCCCGGCACACGATCCGCGGCGCGCTCTCGTGCGACAGGGCCGGCTCGAGGAGGCGGTGCAGGATCAGCTTCGGGATCAGATCGCTCACCCCGACCGTGAGCTTCTCCGGCG
The Sandaracinaceae bacterium genome window above contains:
- the nhaR gene encoding transcriptional activator NhaR yields the protein MEWLNYHHLLYFWMVAKEGSVTAAAESLRLSQPTVSAQVKRLEEQLGEPLLRRAGRSLELTEMGKVAFRYANDIFTLGQEMQDVFAGRLERAPEKLTVGVSDLIPKLILHRLLEPALSHESAPRIVCREDKTERLLAELSIHDLDIVLAEAPIARQASVRAFNHLLGESDVSFFAKAPMARRYRSGFPHSLDAAPLLLPTENTLLRRDLDHWFQDEDIHPRIVAEFEDSALLKAFGSEGVGIFPGPAAIEDEICDRYRVRPVGRTHRVVERFYAITVERRITHPAARLISEAAKTRLFPT